A genomic window from Actinomycetota bacterium includes:
- a CDS encoding biotin--[acetyl-CoA-carboxylase] ligase: protein MKDFDIHSFKEILKTKYLGKEFIYFNNVDSTNDEALRIAEEKPLNGTVVLAEVQTLGRGRGEKPWLSPYGGLWFSIILKPKISPLIISIITLLSGLAVAETIKESLNLDAKIKWPNDILIDNLKVAGILCESEILKNKIKKLVIGIGVNLNLDKEDIEGLDIKATSCKIELGNEVNREKFLAHFLQKFENYYSKIIVSSEFEYILNKIRKIIIPIGSNVEIKVEDKKLSGYAFDIDDSGSLLVRIDNQIKAFTSSNIEYIRIKK, encoded by the coding sequence TTGAAAGATTTTGATATTCATAGTTTTAAAGAGATTTTAAAAACAAAATATTTAGGTAAAGAATTTATATATTTTAACAATGTAGATTCTACAAATGATGAAGCTCTGAGAATAGCTGAAGAAAAGCCTTTAAATGGAACTGTTGTATTAGCAGAAGTCCAAACTTTAGGTAGAGGTAGAGGTGAAAAACCATGGTTATCACCATATGGTGGTCTTTGGTTTTCAATAATTTTAAAACCAAAAATTAGTCCATTAATAATATCTATAATAACTCTTTTAAGTGGTCTTGCTGTTGCTGAAACAATTAAAGAATCATTAAATTTGGATGCAAAGATAAAATGGCCAAATGATATTTTAATTGATAACTTGAAGGTTGCTGGAATTCTATGTGAATCAGAGATATTAAAAAATAAAATAAAAAAATTAGTAATAGGAATTGGTGTAAATTTAAATCTTGATAAAGAAGACATTGAGGGTTTAGATATAAAAGCAACATCCTGTAAAATAGAGTTGGGAAATGAGGTTAACAGGGAAAAATTCTTAGCACATTTTTTACAAAAATTTGAGAATTACTACAGTAAAATAATTGTTTCTTCAGAATTTGAGTATATATTAAATAAGATAAGAAAAATAATTATTCCAATTGGTTCTAATGTTGAGATAAAAGTAGAAGATAAGAAATTATCTGGATATGCTTTTGATATAGATGATAGTGGATCACTTTTGGTAAGAATAGATAATCAAATAAAAGCTTTTACATCATCTAATATAGAATATATAAGAATAAAAAAATAA